Genomic window (Campylobacter sp. RM16704):
TGTTTATTAAAAAGCTCAAAACCTACTTTATTGTCTTTTGGGAGCAATCCTGCTGAAGCAACTGCTAAACGCTGTTTGTAGACTTGATCATTTGGAACTAAAATAGTTCCTTCGTTACGCAAAATATAAGGAACTCCGCTTTTTTCAAGCTGAGTCACTATCATTGCTGAATCACTTGTATTAGCATTTTCAAATAATACCGAATATCCAGCTTCACTAGCAACCGTAGAACCACTTCTAAAAAGGGTTAAAAACACTAAAAATCCAACTACAACTACAATAGAAGCAGCAATAATAATACGCTGTCTTAAACTTAAATTCTGATAAAGCTGACCTACTTGGTGCAGTATAGTTTTATAATCCATTTATTTCCCATAAATTAAAAAATTTTAGAAAACTCTTCGAAAAACCTTGAATTTTCATATGCCGTACCTATGCTTATACGTACAGCATTTAAACCATAACTTTGTAAATTTCTTATTATTATACCGTTTTTAAGCAATTTTTCAGATAAATCTGCACTATTTTTTTCATCAAAAAAATAAGTGATAAAATTTGTATAACTTGGAATATATTTTATTTGATGTTTTTCTGCAAATTCTTCATAAATTTTCATTTGTGAAAAATTATTTTCTAAAGTTCTTTGTATAAAATCCTTATCACTTAAAGCTGCAACAGCTGCTTTTAAACTTAAATTTGTCACATTAAAAGGAGCTCGTAATTTATAAAAAGTACTAATAATTTCTTTAGAAGCAATACCATAGCCCACTCTCATACCACCTAAACCATAAAGTTTAGAAAAAGTTCCCAAATACACTGCATTTGCATATTTATCAATTAATTCTTTTGGGTTAATATGTTTTTTACTATCTTTAAATGATGCAAATTCATTATATGCTCCATCAATAGCTACCAAGCAATCCTCATCAATTTTTTCTAAGAAATCATAAACATCCTTTACATCTAAGCACTCTCCTAAAGGATTATTTGGTAAACATAAAAAAATCACTTTTATTTCATTTTTATGTTTTTGATAAAGCTCATAAAGTTGATTTAAATCATGGGTTATGCTTAAAGTTTTATAAACTTTAGCTCCAAGTTGTTTTGCATAAATCTCATACATTGCAAAACTAACTCCACATTGTAAATAAGCCTTAGAATGATCAAGCTTTGCATGTACAATATATTCAATAATTTGATCACTTCCACTTCCTATGATGAGATTTTCATTTAAAATATCATATTTTTGTACCAAAGCTTGCTTTAATTCACTCATAGTATCATCAGGATATAAATGAGCTAAATGTGCATTATTTGCAATAGCATCTTTAGCTTTAAGGCTTGTTCCATATGGATTTTCATTGCTTGCTAATTTAATGACTTCTTTTAAACCAA
Coding sequences:
- the hisC gene encoding histidinol-phosphate transaminase gives rise to the protein MKFNPFLEAIKTYESGKDMDLIAKEFGLKEVIKLASNENPYGTSLKAKDAIANNAHLAHLYPDDTMSELKQALVQKYDILNENLIIGSGSDQIIEYIVHAKLDHSKAYLQCGVSFAMYEIYAKQLGAKVYKTLSITHDLNQLYELYQKHKNEIKVIFLCLPNNPLGECLDVKDVYDFLEKIDEDCLVAIDGAYNEFASFKDSKKHINPKELIDKYANAVYLGTFSKLYGLGGMRVGYGIASKEIISTFYKLRAPFNVTNLSLKAAVAALSDKDFIQRTLENNFSQMKIYEEFAEKHQIKYIPSYTNFITYFFDEKNSADLSEKLLKNGIIIRNLQSYGLNAVRISIGTAYENSRFFEEFSKIF